A portion of the Lolium rigidum isolate FL_2022 chromosome 1, APGP_CSIRO_Lrig_0.1, whole genome shotgun sequence genome contains these proteins:
- the LOC124646882 gene encoding zinc finger BED domain-containing protein RICESLEEPER 2-like has product MLKIDRAVSATAMEHDEHDSDDDVPPGLDSDGDASRFKKKRSKVWEEYTPIYINGVIQSAECRYCRTLMSCKGAEGRSNGTSHLWRHHKNCRAKGGVDPSELQDTDFPYGVNDIDPVNMVLPQSLDDINLVNISENSRYRSKVWMDFTPVYVEGRIQGADCVHCHKRFSAEGRSHLNRHTQSCSARVGTSANHQDSWFFSSSVQSRVKDELSPALTNGKVQIAEYASRLLKGNTSGHRNHQNQHILALPADSMTPTEPSNLSAHTRKLDQEASYQDLTRMIVMHGYPLSIVEHEEMKRFAKGLNPMFNMASSLDMEEYSTLLFQKEKSDLKEKIALSSQRVSLSASVWFPHGAEPTIKYLCLTAHFIDADWKLQRRIIKFGVFWSAPSNLERIIHHKEACVLECEIGACNVIWEAIRDWNLDRKLFCFASVSEIRNDESISKLKDMLMQRNSLPIRGQLYNIACVDDVLNSVILQGQQMLYLVGDLLERFIQACVSSSLTRQQLLEVVTHVGLKCPHEDSKWWHKIYFRLEVLLHYKKSFPSEELVSLDEMKIVEPICKILRVFYRVIEVISGSVCLTANMYFHEVWKVRTILQEEASTEHTDVASMVREMQEAFNEYWQNSYLWLSVPVVLDPRFKITFIEFRLKRAFGADAAKYVNDVTEITRELFHEYCTSMDQSNIQTSNCQAHDVEMYGFDSDSLEDWDQHLTAQTRSQLLSELDNYLEDGLVPRKDDFDILNWWMSHSSKYPTLSIMAQDVLAMPCSAVHCDAAFSSRGPVIHKQWSTLNIKTIEALVCTRDWIK; this is encoded by the exons ATGCTGAAAATTGATCGTGCTGTATCAGCTACAGCTATGGAACATGATGAGCATGACAGCGACGATGATGTGCCACCCGGGCTGGATTCTGATGGAGATGCATCCAGGTTCAAGAAGAAGAGGTCCAAGGTGTGGGAAGAGTACACGCCTATATACATAAATGGGGTGATCCAGAGCGCAGAATGCCGCTACTGCCGTACGCTCATGAGTTGCAAGGGTGCTGAGGGACGCTCCAACGGAACGAGCCATTTGTGGCGACACCATAAGAACTGTCGAGCAAAAGGAGGAGTTGATCCGAGCGAGCTACAAGATACAGACTTTCCATATG GTGTGAATGACATTGATCCGGTGAACATGGTTCTTCCACAGTCACTTGATGACATAAACTTGGTAAATATTAGTGAGAACAGCAGATACAGATCAAAGGTATGGATGGACTTCACGCCTGTCTATGTTGAGGGGAGAATCCAGGGTGCTGACTGTGTCCATTGCCACAAGAGATTTAGTGCAGAAGGTAGAAGTCATTTGAACCGACACACCCAGTCTTGCTCAGCACGGGTTGGAACTAGTGCAAATCATCAGGACAGTTGGTTCTTTTCATCCAGTGTACAATCTAGGGTGAAGGATGAACTTTCACCTGCCTTGACAAATGGTAAGGTTCAAATTGCGGAATATGCTAGCCGGCTCCTCAAGGGTAATACTTCTGGTCATAGAAACCATCAGAATCAGCACATTCTAGCTTTACCAGCAGACAGCATGACCCCAACAGAACCAAGTAACTTGTCTGCTCACACCAGGAAATTGGATCAAGAAGCATCTTACCAAGATCTAACTAGGATGATAGTAATGCATGGTTATCCCCTGTCAATTGTGGAGCATGAAGAAATGAAAAGATTTGCGAAGGGCCTCAATCCTATGTTTAACATGGCTTCAAGCCTAGATATGGAAGAATATTCAACCCTTCTGTTTCAGAAAGAAAAGTCTGACCTTAAGGAGAAAATTGCACTTTCGTCACAGCGAGTTTCGTTATCAGCAAGTGTGTGGTTTCCTCACGGAGCTGAGCCCACCATAAAGTACCTATGTTTGACAGCGCATTTTATTGATGCTGACTGGAAGCTTCAAAggagaataatcaagttcggtgTATTTTGGTCCGCACCTTCTAATTTGGAAAGGATTATACACCATAAGgaagcatgtgtgctagagtgtGAGATTGGGGCATGTAATGTCATATGGGAGGCTATAAGAGATTGGAATCTTGACAGGAAGCTTTTCTGCTTCGCATCTGTCAGCGAAATAAGAAACGACGAAAGTATCTCGAAGCTGAAGGACATGCTCATGCAGAGGAACTCTCTTCCTATTAGAGGTCAGCTGTACAATATTGCTTGTGTTGATGATGTGCTTAACAGCGTTATTTTACAAGGGCAACAAATGCTTTACCTTGTTGGTGATCTGCTTGAGAGATTTATCCAAGCATGCGTATCTTCATCGCTGACTCGGCAGCAACTTCTAGAAGTTGTTACTCATGTTGGTTTGAAGTGCCCCCATGAAGATTCAAAATGGTGGCACAAAATTTACTTTAGACTCGAGGTACTTCTGCATTACAAGAAGTCATTTCCTTCTGAAGAATTGGTGTCCCTGGATGAAATGAAAATTGTTGAGCCTATCTGCAAGATTTTGAGGGTTTTTTATCGAGTCATTGAAGTAATTTCTGGCTCTGTTTGCCTGACAGCAAATATGTACTTCCATGAAGTATGGAAAGTGAGGACTATTTTGCAAGAAGAAGCATCTACTGAACACACTGACGTTGCTAGCATGGTTAGAGAGATGCAGGAGGCATTCAATGAATATTGGCAAAACTCTTACTTGTGGTTGTCTGTGCCTGTTGTTCTTGATCCAAGATTCAAAATTACTTTTATTGAGTTCCGTCTTAAACGAGCTTTTGGTGCTGATGCAGCTAAGTATGTAAATGATGTAACTGAAATAACAAGGGAATTGTTTCATGAATATTGTACCTCTATGGATCAGTCGAATATTCAGACCTCAAATTGTCAAGCTCACGATGTCGAAATGTATGGATTTGACAGTGATTCATTGGAAGATTGGGATCAGCATCTTACTGCACAGACAAGGAGTCAACTATTGTCAGAGCTTGACAACTACCTTGAAGATGGCCTTGTTCCACGGAAGGATGATTTTGATATTCTAAACTGGTGGATGAGTCATTCATCAAAGTATCCAACCCTCTCAATTATGGCGCAGGATGTATTAGCAATGCCATGTTCTGCTGTTCATTGTGATGCAGCATTCAGCAGTCGGGGGCCGGTGATTCATAAGCAATGGAGCACATTAAACATCAAGACAATTGAAGCACTTGTGTGTACCCGGGATTGGATTAAATAG